A region from the Myripristis murdjan chromosome 23, fMyrMur1.1, whole genome shotgun sequence genome encodes:
- the mest gene encoding mesoderm-specific transcript homolog protein isoform X2, giving the protein MTARSNSRPECDCPTAELKMREWWIHVGLICIPLVAVYLHIPPPQLSPALRKWHSAGEVFHFRGHNIFYRDSYGALGSSDVVILLHGFPTSSYDWNKIWEPLTQRFNRVIALDFLGFGFSDKPRPHRYSIFEQASVVEALVAHLGLSDQRVNLLSHDYGDTVALELLYRSEQNRTGRLTINSLCLSNGGIFPETHYPRLLQTLLKDSSFLAPVLTRLTNYMLFSKGIGEVFGPYTQPTDAEFWDMWTGLRFNDGNLVLDSILQYINQRLKHRERWVGALTSTFIPLHMIYGPLDPVNPHPQFIRLYQPYLSLSVK; this is encoded by the exons ATGACAGCTCGCAGCAACTCT AGGCCGGAATGCGACTGCCCCACCGCTGAGCTCAAGATGAGAGAGTGGTGGATTCATGTGGGTCTGATCTGCATCCCCCTGGTCGCAGTCTACCTGCACATCCCGCCCCCCCAGCTGTCACCTGCCCTGCGCAAGTGGCACAGCGCTGGGGAGGTTTTCCATTTCAGAGGCCACAACATCTTCTACAGAg ATTCCTACGGTGCACTTGGAAGCTCTGATGTGGTCATTCTGCTCCACGGCTTCCCCACCTCCAGCTACGACTGGAACAAG ATTTGGGAGCCGCTTACTCAGCGCTTCAACAGGGTCATTGCGCTGGACTTCCTGGGTTTCGGCTTCAGTGACAAACCT CGGCCCCACAGGTACTCCATCTTCGAGCAGGCCAGTGTGGTGGAGGCCCTGGTGGCCCACCTGGGACTGAGCGACCAGCGAGTCAACCTGCTGTCCCACGACTACGGAGACACCGTGGCCCTGGAGCTGctctacag gAGTGAACAGAACCGGACAGGTCGTCTGACCATCAACAGCCTCTGCCTGTCCAATGGAG gaATATTCCCAGAAACGCACTATCCACGTCTGCTGCAGACG CTTCTCAAGGACTCAAGTTTTCTGGCTCCAGTTCTGACACGTCTCACCAACTATATGCTCTTCTCAAAAGG gatcGGGGAAGTGTTCGGTCCGTACACTCAGCCTACAGACGCTGAGTTCTGGGACATGTGGACGGGCCTGCGCTTCAATGATGGGAACCTGGTCCTGGACAG CATTCTCCAGTACATCAACCAGAgattaaaacacagagagagatgggtggGCGCGCTCACGTCCACCTTCATCCCAT TGCACATGATCTACGGACCCTTGGACCCAGTCAACCCTCATCCCCAGTTCATCCGTCTTTACCA accatACCTTTCCCTCAGTGTCAAATAG
- the mest gene encoding mesoderm-specific transcript homolog protein isoform X1, protein MTARSNSRPECDCPTAELKMREWWIHVGLICIPLVAVYLHIPPPQLSPALRKWHSAGEVFHFRGHNIFYRDSYGALGSSDVVILLHGFPTSSYDWNKIWEPLTQRFNRVIALDFLGFGFSDKPRPHRYSIFEQASVVEALVAHLGLSDQRVNLLSHDYGDTVALELLYRSEQNRTGRLTINSLCLSNGGIFPETHYPRLLQTLLKDSSFLAPVLTRLTNYMLFSKGIGEVFGPYTQPTDAEFWDMWTGLRFNDGNLVLDSILQYINQRLKHRERWVGALTSTFIPLHMIYGPLDPVNPHPQFIRLYQQLVQRSTVTVLDEHISHYPQLEDPTGFLNAYFNFINSF, encoded by the exons ATGACAGCTCGCAGCAACTCT AGGCCGGAATGCGACTGCCCCACCGCTGAGCTCAAGATGAGAGAGTGGTGGATTCATGTGGGTCTGATCTGCATCCCCCTGGTCGCAGTCTACCTGCACATCCCGCCCCCCCAGCTGTCACCTGCCCTGCGCAAGTGGCACAGCGCTGGGGAGGTTTTCCATTTCAGAGGCCACAACATCTTCTACAGAg ATTCCTACGGTGCACTTGGAAGCTCTGATGTGGTCATTCTGCTCCACGGCTTCCCCACCTCCAGCTACGACTGGAACAAG ATTTGGGAGCCGCTTACTCAGCGCTTCAACAGGGTCATTGCGCTGGACTTCCTGGGTTTCGGCTTCAGTGACAAACCT CGGCCCCACAGGTACTCCATCTTCGAGCAGGCCAGTGTGGTGGAGGCCCTGGTGGCCCACCTGGGACTGAGCGACCAGCGAGTCAACCTGCTGTCCCACGACTACGGAGACACCGTGGCCCTGGAGCTGctctacag gAGTGAACAGAACCGGACAGGTCGTCTGACCATCAACAGCCTCTGCCTGTCCAATGGAG gaATATTCCCAGAAACGCACTATCCACGTCTGCTGCAGACG CTTCTCAAGGACTCAAGTTTTCTGGCTCCAGTTCTGACACGTCTCACCAACTATATGCTCTTCTCAAAAGG gatcGGGGAAGTGTTCGGTCCGTACACTCAGCCTACAGACGCTGAGTTCTGGGACATGTGGACGGGCCTGCGCTTCAATGATGGGAACCTGGTCCTGGACAG CATTCTCCAGTACATCAACCAGAgattaaaacacagagagagatgggtggGCGCGCTCACGTCCACCTTCATCCCAT TGCACATGATCTACGGACCCTTGGACCCAGTCAACCCTCATCCCCAGTTCATCCGTCTTTACCA GCAGCTGGTCCAGAGGTCAACCGTAACCGTGCTGGACGAGCACATCAGCCACTACCCTCAGCTGGAAGACCCCACTGGCTTCCTCAACGCATATTTCAACTTCATCAACTCCTTCTGA